One part of the Glycine max cultivar Williams 82 chromosome 14, Glycine_max_v4.0, whole genome shotgun sequence genome encodes these proteins:
- the LOC100801396 gene encoding uncharacterized protein isoform X2, whose translation MNMEGPYDLSCNGEAGNKSLQIIKYSPYKPCTMISSSPWFDLRVFYVRVCGIQVDESTPEFLSLNHIPLSPDTLLEVNGVRRSIYSDGEESSVLRRDRVDKKSEEATFVNTDSIRFTGSMKFEVYDKEHCILSGVLEMSNSNGFVGGSRSCVKRWSMICQTEMSPGCGFFKRKHVAVPELPCPEIEVYVAGCFSGTPIILTKTLQLNCRKKHNRKCALDSIPEYETTECQKDVSDHGLDLQWGGLLSFLRMSWQKKRGS comes from the exons ATGAATATGGAAGGACCTTATGATTTATCATGCAATGGAGAAGCTGGTAACAAAAGCCTTCAGATCATTAAATACTCTCCTTATAAACCCTGCACCATGATATCATCATCACCTTGGTTTGATCTAAGAGTGTTTTATGTGAGAGTGTGTGGCATTCAGGTTGATGAATCCACCCCAGAGTTTCTCTCTCTCAATCATATTCCTCTTAGTCCTGATACCCTTTTAGAGGTGAACGGTGTTAGGAGAAGCATTTACTCTGATGGAGAAGAGTCTTCAGTTCTGAGAAGGGATAGAGTGGATAAGAAATCCGAGGAAGCTACCTTTGTGAACACTGATAGTATACGTTTTACCGGGAGCATGAAATTTGAGGTTTATGATAAAGAGCATTGCATTCTCTCTGGGGTTCTGGAGATGTCTAATAGCAATGGTTTTGTTGGTGGATCAAGAAGTTGTGTGAAGAGATGGAGTATGATTTGTCAAACAGAAATGTCACCTGGTTGTGGCTTTTTCAAGAGGAAACATGTTGCTGTGCCCGAATTACCTTGTCCTGAAATTGAGGTTTATGTTGCTGGTTGCTTCTCAGGAACACCTATTATCTTAACTAAGACACTGCAACTCAATTGCCGGAAGAAGCATAACAGGAAATGCGCCTTGGATTCCATTCCAGAATATGAAACAACTGAGTGCCAGAAAGATGTTTCTGATCATGGACTTGATTTGCag TGGGGAGGATTGCTAAGCTTTCTCCGGATGAGTTGGcaaaaaaaaagag GTAGTTGA